A single genomic interval of Candidatus Margulisiibacteriota bacterium harbors:
- a CDS encoding radical SAM protein, whose product TYNMPVNKPRFRSPENCIIEIKQLIGKFSIKKVFIGDDTFGLDKEWTREFCKKYAEEIRLPLICQLRVNLVDEELMRLLKHAGCIWVSCGVESGSPYIRNKIMKRNITNEQIINAYALFKKYKLISNAINIIGLPHETEKEIWETIELNAKINPTSSGVNIFYPYRGTELGDYCFAKGMVNESAYEKFSSERRESILNFPGEYQKTLIRIHDNWRYLVYKRHPQKLIAYLVKKTLKSFIKKLYDFSSKLKNKVKFIKNQKK is encoded by the coding sequence ACTTATAATATGCCAGTAAATAAGCCAAGGTTTAGAAGCCCAGAAAACTGCATTATAGAAATTAAACAGCTTATAGGTAAATTTTCAATCAAGAAAGTGTTCATAGGAGACGATACGTTTGGCTTGGATAAAGAATGGACAAGGGAGTTTTGTAAAAAGTACGCGGAAGAGATAAGATTGCCGCTCATTTGTCAATTAAGAGTAAACCTGGTTGATGAAGAATTGATGAGGCTTTTGAAGCATGCTGGTTGCATTTGGGTGAGTTGCGGAGTTGAATCTGGAAGCCCATATATCAGGAACAAAATAATGAAAAGGAATATTACTAATGAACAAATAATTAATGCGTATGCATTATTCAAAAAATATAAGTTAATTTCAAACGCTATTAATATAATTGGCCTTCCGCATGAAACCGAAAAAGAAATATGGGAAACAATAGAGCTTAACGCTAAAATCAATCCCACTTCAAGTGGTGTAAATATTTTTTATCCATATCGAGGGACGGAACTTGGGGATTATTGTTTTGCGAAAGGAATGGTGAATGAAAGCGCTTATGAAAAATTCAGCAGCGAGCGAAGAGAGTCAATATTGAATTTTCCCGGAGAATATCAAAAAACGCTTATTCGAATTCATGATAATTGGAGATATCTAGTTTATAAGCGGCATCCGCAAAAGCTTATAGCTTATCTTGTTAAGAAGACTTTAAAAAGTTTTATTAAGAAATTGTATGATTTCTCAAGCAAATTAAAAAACAAAGTAAAGTTTATTAAAAACCAAAAAAAATAG
- a CDS encoding N-acetylneuraminate synthase family protein: MERAINLGNGVKLGGDHHCVILLDAGVNHNNDVQRAKDLIKTAKDGGADAIKFQTYTAGGISTRKAPRYWDSKLDTDGGGSQYDMLKKVDSLPKEAYAELKAYAKKLKIAFSSSPFDMESAKFLIKLDVDFYKIASAEVPNLPLIRLVAETGKPIILSTGACTIGEVEDALQTIFQTGNKQVALQHCVLSYPCRDKDANLAKMLRLKQIFPEIPVGYSDHTLGTLIPLAAVAMGARSIEKHYTVDKSLPDSPDHGLSLSADELPGFMKEVRRVESAIGSHLSGFYEAEAKAHALARKSIVAVKPIKKGTKITAAMLACKRPGTGIYPRFLEQIVGREAKANINEDEILNWRMI; this comes from the coding sequence ATGGAAAGAGCGATCAATCTTGGGAACGGCGTTAAACTGGGGGGGGATCACCACTGCGTGATCCTGCTCGATGCCGGCGTTAACCATAATAATGATGTTCAAAGAGCAAAAGACCTCATCAAGACCGCTAAAGACGGGGGGGCCGACGCGATCAAGTTCCAGACTTACACCGCCGGGGGGATCAGCACCCGGAAAGCGCCGCGCTACTGGGATTCAAAGCTCGATACCGACGGCGGCGGCAGCCAGTATGACATGTTAAAAAAAGTAGATTCTCTTCCCAAGGAAGCTTATGCCGAACTGAAAGCGTACGCTAAAAAGCTGAAGATCGCTTTTTCTTCCTCTCCTTTTGACATGGAGAGCGCGAAATTCCTGATCAAGCTCGACGTCGATTTTTACAAGATCGCTTCGGCCGAAGTTCCCAATCTCCCGCTGATCCGGTTGGTTGCCGAGACCGGCAAGCCGATCATCCTCTCGACCGGGGCTTGCACCATCGGCGAAGTTGAAGACGCCCTGCAGACGATCTTTCAGACCGGGAACAAGCAGGTCGCTCTTCAACACTGTGTTTTAAGCTATCCCTGCAGGGATAAAGACGCTAACCTGGCCAAGATGCTCCGCTTAAAGCAGATCTTCCCGGAGATCCCGGTCGGTTATTCCGACCACACCCTGGGGACGTTGATCCCGCTGGCGGCGGTCGCCATGGGAGCGCGGTCGATTGAGAAACATTACACCGTCGATAAAAGTTTACCCGACAGTCCCGACCATGGTCTTTCTTTAAGCGCGGATGAACTGCCCGGTTTCATGAAGGAAGTTCGCCGGGTCGAGTCGGCGATCGGCAGTCACTTGAGCGGCTTTTATGAAGCGGAAGCCAAGGCTCATGCCTTAGCGCGGAAAAGTATCGTCGCGGTCAAACCGATCAAAAAGGGGACCAAAATCACCGCGGCGATGCTTGCCTGCAAGCGTCCCGGGACCGGGATCTATCCCCGTTTCCTGGAGCAGATCGTCGGGCGCGAAGCCAAGGCCAACATTAACGAGGACGAGATCCTTAATTGGAGAATGATATAA
- a CDS encoding glycosyltransferase, with the protein MKVSVIITSYNYGQYLKGALDSALVQDYPGFELLVVYRPSGDSTEQVLAGYRDKIKIIKQTGQGLANASNIGIKNAGGEYVIRLDADDIFYPGLLAKEAAVLDNEPVDFVYPDYNYLIEETGETVRKTLPAFDRDELLGRGDFLSGGTMFRRSLFDRIGLYDEKLPTLESYEFILRLMKNKIVGRHLAEPLFEYRVHGASMSDNTELVEATGRQIAAKYGLEYKTGPSHPRKIK; encoded by the coding sequence GTGAAGGTTAGCGTAATCATAACCAGTTATAACTATGGACAATACCTGAAAGGGGCGCTCGACAGCGCCCTGGTGCAGGACTATCCGGGTTTTGAGCTTCTGGTCGTTTATCGGCCGTCGGGCGACAGCACCGAACAGGTTTTAGCCGGTTATCGGGATAAGATCAAGATCATCAAGCAGACCGGACAGGGATTGGCGAATGCCAGTAATATTGGGATTAAAAATGCCGGGGGGGAATATGTGATCCGGCTCGATGCCGATGATATTTTCTATCCAGGGCTCCTGGCCAAAGAAGCGGCCGTTCTGGATAATGAACCGGTCGATTTTGTTTATCCAGATTACAACTATTTAATTGAAGAGACCGGAGAAACGGTCCGTAAAACACTGCCCGCCTTTGATCGTGACGAGCTCCTTGGCCGGGGAGATTTTTTAAGCGGCGGGACGATGTTTAGACGCTCACTTTTTGACCGGATCGGCCTGTATGACGAAAAATTACCGACGCTGGAGAGCTATGAATTCATCCTTCGGCTGATGAAAAACAAGATCGTTGGCCGGCACCTGGCCGAGCCGCTGTTCGAATATCGGGTCCACGGCGCGAGCATGAGCGATAACACCGAACTGGTCGAAGCGACCGGCCGACAGATCGCCGCCAAATATGGATTGGAATATAAGACTGGTCCCAGCCATCCGAGGAAAATAAAATGA
- a CDS encoding NTP transferase domain-containing protein, whose product MIKQAVIMAGGEGVRLRPLTYAIPKPLLPLRDYTVIEYIIRGLAEQGIKEIFILVFYQHEKFQVCLDYQKKYGVTIKLVKEDAKSGTIGGIHKIKTDLSGSFLVINADIINRVDVAALAAGHEQAGAALTLGVKDYAMQVPYGVVESGPKGEFIGVQEKPVEEYLISAGINVLSPVVFKHIKGQRIDFPEVIKLLTVEGEKVITHKIKGFWFDIGRAEDYEKAIELLEKIENGK is encoded by the coding sequence ATGATCAAGCAAGCGGTGATCATGGCCGGTGGAGAAGGGGTCCGTTTGCGGCCGTTAACTTACGCGATTCCTAAACCGCTTCTCCCGCTCCGCGATTACACGGTGATCGAATATATTATCCGCGGCCTGGCGGAGCAGGGGATCAAAGAGATCTTTATTTTGGTCTTTTATCAGCACGAAAAATTCCAGGTCTGCCTCGATTACCAAAAGAAATACGGCGTGACGATCAAACTGGTAAAAGAAGACGCCAAATCCGGGACGATCGGCGGGATTCATAAAATAAAAACAGATCTGTCCGGCTCGTTCCTGGTCATTAATGCCGATATCATTAACCGGGTCGACGTCGCCGCGCTGGCGGCCGGCCATGAACAAGCGGGGGCCGCCTTGACCCTGGGGGTCAAAGATTACGCCATGCAGGTTCCGTATGGGGTGGTAGAGAGCGGGCCGAAAGGTGAATTTATCGGAGTGCAAGAGAAACCGGTCGAAGAGTATTTGATCAGCGCCGGGATTAACGTTTTATCTCCGGTAGTTTTTAAGCATATCAAAGGCCAGCGGATCGATTTTCCCGAAGTCATAAAGCTTCTGACCGTTGAAGGGGAAAAAGTTATTACTCATAAGATCAAGGGATTCTGGTTTGATATCGGCCGGGCCGAAGATTACGAAAAAGCGATAGAGTTATTGGAGAAGATTGAAAATGGCAAATAA
- a CDS encoding GDP-mannose 4,6-dehydratase yields MANKILITGSAGFIGRALIERLRTETVEIVECDLSLGHDLLDQKQTLALPPLEIVVHLAANTNVQTAFEQPYPIYRDNLVGTLNLLEYCRLNKVKRIIYSSSYVYGQPQTLPIDETHPVMINNPYGRSKLIGEQLVAAYSEDFGLAASILRNFNVYGQGQSPRFLIPSVIAQLYSESPVIKVADLKPKRDYIYIKDVVEAMWRACRSNAPGTRTYNLGCGVSYSVGEALELIFKLSGRRKPIESAGTTRKNDIMDTVADISKAKNELGWQPRFDFAAGLTDLLRAEGRIK; encoded by the coding sequence ATGGCAAATAAAATCTTGATTACCGGTTCCGCCGGATTCATCGGCCGAGCGCTGATCGAACGCCTCCGCACGGAAACGGTTGAGATCGTTGAATGCGACCTCTCTTTAGGCCACGATTTACTCGACCAGAAACAGACGCTGGCCCTGCCGCCGCTGGAGATTGTTGTTCATCTTGCCGCTAACACGAACGTCCAGACCGCCTTTGAACAGCCGTATCCGATCTACCGGGACAATTTGGTTGGGACCTTAAACCTCCTGGAATATTGCCGTCTTAACAAAGTGAAGCGGATAATTTATTCCAGCTCGTATGTTTACGGTCAGCCGCAAACTCTGCCGATCGATGAAACTCATCCGGTCATGATCAATAACCCATATGGCCGGAGCAAACTTATTGGTGAACAGCTGGTTGCCGCCTATAGCGAAGATTTCGGTCTGGCCGCTTCTATCTTGCGGAATTTTAACGTTTACGGTCAGGGGCAGAGTCCCAGGTTCCTAATTCCTTCGGTCATTGCCCAGCTCTATTCGGAATCACCGGTGATTAAAGTGGCCGACCTTAAGCCGAAGCGGGATTACATATATATAAAGGACGTGGTCGAAGCGATGTGGCGCGCCTGCCGGTCGAACGCGCCGGGAACGCGGACCTATAATCTGGGATGTGGGGTTTCTTACTCGGTTGGTGAAGCGCTGGAGCTGATCTTCAAGCTTAGTGGCCGCCGGAAACCGATTGAATCGGCCGGGACAACCAGAAAAAACGATATTATGGATACGGTTGCTGACATTAGTAAGGCTAAAAATGAGCTTGGCTGGCAACCGCGGTTTGATTTTGCGGCCGGGTTGACCGACTTATTGCGCGCCGAAGGACGGATAAAATAA
- a CDS encoding NAD-dependent 4,6-dehydratase LegB, whose amino-acid sequence MNLKGKKVLVTGSEGFIGSHLVEKLVSMGADVRAFVLYNSFNNWGWLETLPKAELAKIEIFTGNICEAYNVRQAMDGIDVVFHLAALIAIPYSYYSPESYVSTNVMGTLNVLQAARDQKVAKFVHTSTSETYGTALYVPIDEKHPLQGQSPYSASKIGADMIAESFYRSFNLPVATCRPFNTYGPRQSARAVIPTIISQIASGAKKIKLGSLTPVRDLTYVKDTAEGFVKIAESEKSNGEVINLGVGSGVTVGELADRIISLMGTKVEIISDEQRVRPEKSEVMRLISDNKKALDFTGWQPKTSLENGLKETIDFIAKNLDRYKPDIYNL is encoded by the coding sequence ATGAATTTAAAAGGAAAAAAAGTATTGGTGACCGGGTCGGAAGGTTTTATCGGCAGTCATCTGGTCGAAAAGTTGGTTTCAATGGGGGCCGATGTCCGCGCTTTTGTCCTTTATAATTCATTTAACAACTGGGGCTGGCTGGAAACCTTGCCGAAAGCGGAACTGGCCAAGATCGAGATCTTTACCGGTAATATTTGCGAAGCTTATAATGTTCGGCAGGCGATGGACGGGATTGATGTCGTTTTTCATCTGGCGGCGCTGATCGCCATCCCGTATTCCTATTATTCTCCCGAATCGTATGTTTCCACCAACGTTATGGGAACGCTCAACGTTCTGCAGGCGGCCCGCGACCAAAAAGTTGCCAAGTTTGTCCACACTTCGACCAGCGAAACTTACGGGACCGCTCTTTACGTCCCGATCGACGAAAAACATCCGCTCCAGGGACAGTCGCCTTACTCGGCCTCAAAGATCGGCGCCGACATGATCGCCGAAAGTTTTTACCGCTCTTTCAACCTGCCGGTGGCGACCTGCCGCCCGTTCAATACTTACGGCCCGCGGCAATCGGCCCGGGCGGTCATTCCGACGATCATCAGCCAGATCGCGTCGGGGGCGAAAAAGATCAAGCTTGGTTCCCTGACCCCGGTCCGCGACCTGACCTACGTTAAAGATACGGCTGAAGGCTTCGTCAAAATTGCCGAGAGCGAAAAAAGCAACGGTGAAGTGATCAACCTGGGGGTTGGGAGCGGGGTGACGGTTGGGGAATTGGCAGACAGGATCATCAGCTTGATGGGAACAAAAGTTGAAATTATCAGCGATGAACAGCGGGTCAGGCCGGAAAAAAGCGAAGTCATGAGACTGATCAGCGATAATAAAAAAGCGCTGGATTTTACCGGCTGGCAGCCCAAAACTTCGCTGGAGAACGGGTTGAAAGAGACGATCGATTTTATCGCTAAGAATCTTGACCGGTACAAGCCGGATATCTATAACTTATAG